GGAAGCCGTCGCAGAAGGGCCAGCGACCGGCGCAGGTCAGTCCCGCGCCCGTCGCCGCGGTGTACACGCCGAGCACCATCAGGAGACCCGTAAGCGCGGCGGAGACGCCGACGAACCGGCGGAGACGCGCGTCCATACTACAGCCTCGGGGTCGGAGCTACTTGAATCGATCCTTCGCCGCGCCAGCGTGACGGTCTGCGGCCAGTCAGCGGTCGCTCGGTGGCGCAGATTCGCGGTCGCCTCTGCGGCCGGTTCGTGATCATTCGACCGCTTCGGGGGCGGCGTCGGCAGCGATTCGACACGTTTCAAAGGCCATCGACCGAACGCGAGGGTATGACCGACGACGCCGCCGACTGGGGAGACAGCGTGATCGATCGGACGGAGGAACACCTCGAACACCGCCGCGAGCGACTCGCGGACGTCCTCGACGCGCAGGAACTGGACGCCGTCTGGTTCGGCCGTCCGAACTCCTTCGCGTGGCTCACCGGCGGCAGCAACGTCGTCGACCGCGACGCCGACGTCGGCGTCGCCGCCGCCGGATACACCCGTTCGGACGGGTTCGTCGTCGTCACGAACAACATCGAGGCCGAGCGCCTCGCGACCGAGGAGGTGCCCGCGGCGTTCGACGTCACGTCGGTCCCGTGGTACGAGTCGTCGCTCGCGTCGGCCGTCGCTGAGGCCACAGAGGGTGTGGGAGCCGCCGACTTCGAGGTGCCGGGATTCGAGGCGCTCGACGCGAGTCGCCTCCGCCGTCCGCTCGCGCCGAGCGACGTCGAGCGCTACCGCACGCTGGGACGCGACGTCGCGGACGCGCTCGAACGGGTCGCCCGCGAACTGCACGCCGACGATACCGAACACGAGGTCGCCGCGGGCCTTCGCGTCTCGCTCGCGACGCGCGGGATCGAGGCCCCCGTGGTGCTCGTCGGGGGGAGCGAACGCGCGCAGCGGTATCGGCACTACACGCCGACGCGGAGCGAGCTCGGCGAGTACGCGCTGCTGTCCGTGACTGCCGAACGCGGCGGCCTCTACGCGAGCGCGACGCGGACGGTGTCCTTCGAGGACGCGCCCGCGTGGCTCGCGGACCGACACGGGAAGGCGATGCGCGTCGAGGCGACGGCGCTCGACGCGACGCGGCGCGCGGCCGAGAGTGCCGGGACCGCCGGGGACGTCTTCGACGATATCGCGGCCGCCTACGACGCGGTCGGGGAGCCTGACGAATGGAAGCACCACCACCAGGGCGGAGCGGCCGGCTTCGCGGGCCGCGAGTGGATCGCGACGCCCGAGAGCGACGAGGCGGTCGAGGCCCCGCTCGCGTACGCGTACAACCCAACGGTCCGGGGCGCGAAGTCCGAAGACACCGTGCTCCTCACGGACGACGGCGCCGAGGTGCTGACGACGACGGGCGAGTGGCCGACCGCGTCGGTGCGTTCCTGCGTCGACGACGGCTTCGAGATGGAACGACACGCGGTCCGTTCGCTCGCCGACGAGTGACCGCGGCCCGTCGTCCGTTGGCCGAATCGACGGACTCAGACGCCGTCGAATCGGCGGCGCCGCGGGGCTTCGACCCGGCGGACGAACAACTCGACTTCGAGTAGTTCTTCGTCGTCTGTCGAATCACCGTTCGACAGATAGCTTTTTTTGTGCCGGTATCCTCGCCGCCGCTATGGGACTGGACGACGACGCGAGGGAGTATCACCGCGAGGAACCGCCCGGCAAGATCGAGATCTCGACGACGAAACCGACGAACACCCAGCGGGACCTCTCGCTGGCGTACTCGCCCGGCGTCGCCGCGCCGTGCCGCGACATCGACGCGGACCCAACCCGCGCCTACGAGTACACCGCGAAGGGGAACCTCGTCGGCGTCGTCTCGAACGGCTCTGCAGTGTTGGGTCTCGGCGACATCGGCGCGCAGGCCTCGAAACCCGTGATGGAGGGGAAGGGCGTCCTGTTCAAGCGCTTCGCGGACATCGACGTCTTCGACATCGAGCTCGACTTGGCGGACCCCGACGACATCGTCGACACGGTGCGGGCGATGGAGCCGACATTCGGCGGCATCAACCTCGAAGACATCAAAGCGCCGGAGTGTTTCGAGGTCGAATCCCGTCTCCGCGAGCAGGTCGACATCCCCGTCTTCCACGACGACCAGCACGGGACGGCGATCATCTCCGGGGCGGCGCTCCTGAACGCCGCCGA
This portion of the Halobellus litoreus genome encodes:
- a CDS encoding M24 family metallopeptidase is translated as MTDDAADWGDSVIDRTEEHLEHRRERLADVLDAQELDAVWFGRPNSFAWLTGGSNVVDRDADVGVAAAGYTRSDGFVVVTNNIEAERLATEEVPAAFDVTSVPWYESSLASAVAEATEGVGAADFEVPGFEALDASRLRRPLAPSDVERYRTLGRDVADALERVARELHADDTEHEVAAGLRVSLATRGIEAPVVLVGGSERAQRYRHYTPTRSELGEYALLSVTAERGGLYASATRTVSFEDAPAWLADRHGKAMRVEATALDATRRAAESAGTAGDVFDDIAAAYDAVGEPDEWKHHHQGGAAGFAGREWIATPESDEAVEAPLAYAYNPTVRGAKSEDTVLLTDDGAEVLTTTGEWPTASVRSCVDDGFEMERHAVRSLADE